The Lactobacillus sp. CBA3605 genome contains a region encoding:
- the polA gene encoding DNA polymerase I, which yields MAKKLLLIDGNSVAFRAFFALHNQLERFVNADGLHTTAIYGFNTMLDHMIKAVEPTDMLVAFDAGKTTFRTGMFDGYKSGRAKTPSEFSEQMPYIKKLLDAYGIQHYELKDFEADDIIGTLSKAADEAGYTTTIVTGDRDLTQLTTDQTTVAVTVKGVSEVERYTPEHVQEKLGITPTQIIDMKGLTGDTSDNYPGVTKVGEKTALKLLKQYESLEGVFENVAAMKPSKMKEHLIEDQALAERAKVLATIKRDAPITVGLADLAYTGPDIDQLAEFYQAMDFQSFLKKIKIATNEPAKPIAYTELTTANLNELAQFKTHVEFYLELPAANYHTSAVAGFAIGHADQWYISRDVELLLKPELAELLASTTIQKNVFDMKRTMVGLNRLGLSLKAVDFDLLLVSYLLDTNDNSNDLGNLAEQHGYLDLPTDEEVYGKGVKRAIPEDNHIFFSHLARKLAAIAALKPDLLKKLDENEQTPLYHDIEKPMALVLAQMEIAGITVDSSRLKAMGSQFKERLSEIEQVIYQEAGQEFNIKSPKQLGKILFEEMHLPVLKKTKTGYSTAVDVLEKLAPEAPIVANILQYRQISKIQSTYVEGLLDAIHSTDQKVHTRYLQTLTQTGRLSSVDPNLQNIPVRVEEGRRIRQAFVPSHAGWQIFSSDYSQIELRVLAHITHDENMQAAFKAGDDIHAATAMRIFNLKSPADVTPNIRRQAKAVNFGIVYGISDYGLSQNIGITRKQARSFIDAYFAEYPGVKQYMTDIVKTAKEQGYVETIAHRRRYLPDINSASFNQRAFAERTAMNTPIQGSAADIIKIAMINMQAQLKASGLQATMLLQVHDELIFEAPAAEIPTLEKLVPSVMDSAIKLAVPLKVESHFGNTWYDAK from the coding sequence ATGGCAAAAAAATTATTATTGATTGATGGGAATAGCGTGGCGTTTCGAGCGTTTTTCGCATTACACAATCAACTTGAGCGGTTTGTAAACGCCGATGGTTTACACACGACGGCCATTTATGGCTTTAATACGATGCTTGATCATATGATTAAAGCGGTCGAACCAACTGATATGTTGGTCGCTTTTGATGCGGGTAAAACGACATTTCGGACGGGCATGTTTGATGGTTACAAGAGTGGCCGGGCGAAAACGCCGAGTGAATTTTCTGAACAAATGCCCTACATTAAAAAATTGTTGGATGCATATGGTATTCAACATTATGAATTAAAAGACTTTGAAGCCGATGATATTATTGGTACCTTGTCGAAAGCCGCAGACGAGGCGGGTTATACGACTACTATCGTGACTGGTGATCGGGATTTAACCCAATTAACAACGGATCAGACCACGGTTGCAGTAACCGTTAAAGGCGTTTCGGAAGTTGAACGCTATACCCCTGAACACGTGCAAGAAAAGTTAGGCATTACGCCGACACAAATCATTGATATGAAGGGACTAACTGGGGATACTTCTGATAATTATCCGGGCGTCACCAAAGTCGGTGAAAAAACTGCCCTGAAATTGTTGAAACAATATGAGTCACTTGAAGGGGTCTTCGAAAATGTTGCTGCGATGAAGCCTAGCAAGATGAAAGAACATCTTATTGAGGATCAGGCACTGGCTGAACGGGCCAAGGTTTTAGCGACTATCAAGCGGGATGCCCCGATTACCGTGGGCTTGGCTGACTTAGCGTATACGGGACCAGATATCGACCAATTGGCTGAATTCTATCAAGCGATGGACTTTCAATCTTTCTTAAAAAAAATAAAAATTGCGACGAATGAACCAGCTAAGCCGATTGCGTACACCGAGTTAACAACGGCTAATTTAAACGAGTTAGCACAATTTAAGACCCATGTGGAATTCTATTTAGAGTTGCCTGCCGCCAATTACCATACCTCAGCGGTTGCGGGTTTTGCGATTGGCCATGCCGATCAGTGGTATATCAGTCGTGATGTTGAGCTATTACTCAAGCCAGAATTAGCCGAACTATTGGCTAGCACGACGATTCAGAAAAACGTTTTTGATATGAAACGAACCATGGTTGGGTTGAACCGCTTAGGACTTAGCTTGAAGGCGGTTGACTTTGATTTATTACTCGTCTCATACTTGCTTGATACGAATGATAATAGTAATGACTTGGGTAACTTGGCGGAACAGCATGGCTACCTAGATTTACCAACGGATGAAGAGGTCTATGGTAAAGGGGTTAAACGGGCGATTCCAGAAGATAATCATATTTTCTTTAGCCATTTAGCTCGGAAGTTAGCGGCAATTGCGGCATTAAAACCAGACCTTTTAAAGAAGTTAGATGAAAATGAACAAACCCCGTTATATCACGATATTGAAAAACCGATGGCTTTGGTTCTAGCACAAATGGAAATTGCTGGGATTACGGTGGATAGTAGTCGATTGAAGGCCATGGGGAGTCAGTTCAAAGAGCGGCTCAGTGAAATTGAACAAGTTATTTACCAAGAAGCTGGCCAAGAATTCAATATTAAGTCACCTAAACAATTAGGGAAAATTTTATTTGAAGAAATGCATTTACCAGTGCTTAAAAAGACCAAAACGGGCTATTCAACGGCGGTTGATGTGTTAGAGAAGTTGGCTCCTGAGGCCCCAATTGTTGCGAATATCTTACAGTACCGCCAAATTTCGAAGATTCAGTCGACTTATGTCGAAGGGTTATTGGATGCCATTCACTCAACCGACCAAAAAGTGCATACTCGGTACTTACAAACGTTGACGCAAACGGGTCGATTATCTTCCGTTGACCCTAATCTCCAGAACATTCCGGTCCGAGTAGAGGAAGGGCGACGGATTCGTCAAGCCTTTGTGCCAAGTCATGCCGGTTGGCAGATCTTTTCATCTGATTATTCCCAAATTGAACTGCGGGTCTTAGCGCACATCACGCATGATGAAAATATGCAGGCGGCCTTTAAAGCTGGTGATGATATTCATGCGGCAACTGCAATGCGGATCTTTAATTTGAAGTCACCGGCTGACGTGACCCCTAATATTCGCCGCCAAGCCAAGGCAGTCAATTTTGGAATTGTCTACGGGATTAGTGATTATGGGTTATCACAAAATATCGGCATTACTCGCAAGCAAGCACGCAGTTTTATTGACGCTTACTTTGCGGAATATCCAGGTGTGAAGCAATACATGACTGATATTGTTAAAACGGCCAAAGAACAAGGCTACGTGGAAACTATTGCGCATCGACGCCGGTATTTGCCAGACATTAATTCGGCTAGCTTTAATCAACGCGCTTTTGCAGAACGAACAGCGATGAACACGCCGATTCAAGGTAGCGCTGCCGATATTATTAAAATTGCGATGATTAATATGCAAGCACAATTAAAGGCCTCTGGGCTACAAGCGACGATGCTGTTACAGGTTCATGATGAATTGATTTTTGAGGCCCCAGCCGCTGAAATTCCAACGCTTGAAAAGTTGGTGCCAAGTGTGATGGATTCGGCCATTAAGTTAGCTGTACCATTGAAAGTTGAAAGTCATTTTGGCAATACTTGGTATGATGCAAAATAG
- the mutM gene encoding DNA-formamidopyrimidine glycosylase: protein MPELPEVETVRRGLNRLVKGATIASIEVRWPRIVNNDVDSFKARLVNATIEKVDRRGKYLLFRFNHGLTMVSHLRMEGKYNVMPKDEGQTKHTHVIFHLTDQRDLLYNDTRKFGRMTLVPTGEETTVGGLKTMGPEPIDSELTMAYLTAVLAKSKKMIKPFLLDQSKIAGIGNIYADETLWMSKIHPMRPANSLTEMEIAALRRSIIAEMAMAIKGHGTTVHSFSTAFGEAGQFQNQLHVYGREGEPCERCGTLIEKIKVAQRGTHFCPHEQLL from the coding sequence ATGCCTGAATTACCAGAAGTTGAAACGGTTCGGCGTGGGCTGAATCGCCTTGTCAAAGGGGCGACAATTGCAAGCATTGAAGTCCGTTGGCCACGAATTGTCAATAATGATGTTGATAGTTTTAAAGCCCGCTTAGTGAATGCGACCATTGAAAAAGTCGATCGGCGGGGGAAATATTTATTATTCCGTTTTAATCATGGCTTGACGATGGTCTCGCACTTACGGATGGAAGGTAAGTATAACGTGATGCCTAAGGATGAAGGTCAAACTAAGCATACGCACGTTATTTTTCACCTGACTGATCAGCGAGATTTGTTGTATAACGACACCCGCAAGTTCGGACGGATGACACTAGTACCAACCGGTGAAGAAACGACGGTCGGTGGGTTAAAGACCATGGGTCCCGAACCAATTGACAGTGAGTTAACTATGGCTTATTTAACAGCTGTTTTGGCGAAATCCAAGAAAATGATTAAGCCATTTTTGTTGGATCAAAGCAAGATTGCTGGAATTGGCAATATTTATGCGGATGAAACGTTATGGATGAGTAAAATCCATCCGATGCGGCCGGCTAATAGTTTGACCGAAATGGAAATCGCTGCATTACGGCGAAGTATTATTGCTGAAATGGCGATGGCGATTAAGGGGCACGGTACGACCGTGCATTCTTTTTCGACGGCATTTGGTGAAGCGGGACAGTTTCAAAATCAGCTACACGTGTATGGCCGGGAAGGGGAACCTTGCGAACGCTGTGGGACGTTAATTGAAAAAATTAAAGTGGCGCAACGAGGGACCCATTTTTGTCCCCACGAACAACTGTTGTAG
- the coaE gene encoding dephospho-CoA kinase (Dephospho-CoA kinase (CoaE) performs the final step in coenzyme A biosynthesis.): MTQLIGLTGGIASGKSTVSAMLATAGLPIVDADKLAWQVEGPGMPTTEKIVAHFGPQALQPDGQLNRSWLGQLVFSDTQAMAALTAITQLPIQYAILEKIVSLGQVTPAPPAIILDIPLLFENGWEQLCDQVMVVTAADAVILQRLMARNHLTVAAAKARMASQLPLAAKVKQADIVIDNGENIDKTRTSVLKWLETIKTN; encoded by the coding sequence ATGACGCAATTAATTGGTTTAACAGGTGGCATTGCAAGCGGTAAGTCGACGGTATCGGCAATGCTCGCAACTGCCGGCCTGCCGATTGTTGATGCTGATAAGTTAGCCTGGCAAGTTGAAGGCCCAGGGATGCCGACGACCGAAAAAATCGTGGCGCACTTCGGCCCGCAGGCGCTACAACCGGATGGTCAGCTCAATCGGTCTTGGCTAGGCCAGCTGGTCTTTAGTGATACCCAAGCCATGGCTGCGTTGACGGCAATCACGCAATTACCGATTCAATATGCTATTTTAGAAAAAATTGTGTCACTGGGCCAAGTGACCCCTGCACCGCCAGCCATTATTTTAGATATTCCGTTATTGTTTGAAAACGGCTGGGAACAGTTATGTGATCAAGTGATGGTCGTTACTGCGGCTGATGCAGTGATTTTACAACGGTTAATGGCGCGTAATCACTTGACGGTGGCGGCAGCGAAAGCACGTATGGCGAGTCAATTACCCTTGGCTGCAAAAGTTAAACAGGCGGATATTGTGATTGATAATGGGGAAAACATTGATAAAACAAGAACTAGCGTGTTAAAATGGCTGGAAACTATAAAAACTAACTGA
- the nrdR gene encoding transcriptional regulator NrdR, whose product MQCPHCHHNGSRVVDSRPTDDGRVIRRRRECENCGFRFTTFERVEATPLLVIKKNGAREEFNREKVLRGIIRSAEKRPVSMETMTSVVDDVENQVRSLGENEISSQVIGEYVMEKLADIDEISYIRFASVYRQFKDMHVFLNELQDMMERDKVKLAKRTPKNGDAPKPKKD is encoded by the coding sequence ATGCAATGTCCACATTGTCATCATAATGGCTCCCGCGTAGTTGATAGCCGGCCTACCGATGATGGTCGGGTGATTCGGCGACGGCGTGAATGTGAAAACTGTGGGTTTCGTTTTACGACGTTTGAACGCGTTGAAGCGACCCCATTACTAGTTATTAAAAAGAATGGGGCGCGGGAAGAATTTAATCGCGAGAAAGTATTGCGCGGTATTATTCGATCGGCCGAAAAACGTCCCGTTAGCATGGAGACGATGACTAGCGTGGTTGATGATGTTGAAAACCAAGTTCGATCACTCGGCGAGAATGAAATCTCTAGCCAAGTGATTGGGGAATACGTCATGGAAAAGCTGGCAGATATTGATGAAATTTCGTATATTCGTTTTGCCAGCGTCTATCGACAATTTAAAGACATGCACGTCTTCTTAAACGAACTACAAGATATGATGGAACGCGATAAAGTAAAATTGGCGAAGCGAACACCTAAAAATGGGGATGCGCCGAAGCCCAAAAAAGATTAA
- a CDS encoding replication initiation and membrane attachment family protein, translating into MPKDDPNLTPKAGLVVPPTLALSATEQAVLAELYLPLIGPLAYSLYAALRPLQRSTSDLSNRRSHAELLGMLNVDLPTVLAARRKLEATGLLHSYYQKDELGEVYIYELKAPMPVTQFFEDDLLSVLLLDAVGELRYQQLATAFTPAAVDLTQATEVTANLLDVFHIDSQKVTHVPNEIKAVRQQLPEPATTKVTPDLTDEAFDWQVLGQILKQNYVDLKQVASSRQLIMTESRVYGISEVEMAKLISEVASLTTGRFDESQLKLLIARRYERPTAPTEQHVAVAAAASTPATAKTQLSTAEQQLVALAKQQSPYDFLADLKNAKHGFVTNGETRLVHDLVNRGVLPNAVINMVIYYLLQNRELAALNRNLLETVANDWQQHDVMTPEAALAYLQQRQQPKSTTRRNNQRHSRPTRKEIVPKWAQKTTGTKSATSSGNQLTTAQRKQLAERVAKLDPNSDEED; encoded by the coding sequence ATGCCTAAAGATGATCCAAACTTAACGCCGAAAGCGGGCTTAGTTGTCCCACCGACATTAGCGTTAAGTGCCACGGAGCAGGCCGTTTTGGCTGAGCTCTATTTACCACTGATTGGTCCGCTGGCTTATAGTCTGTATGCGGCTTTACGGCCGCTACAGCGCTCAACCAGTGACTTAAGTAATCGCCGCAGTCACGCTGAATTATTGGGCATGCTAAACGTTGATTTGCCCACGGTTTTAGCAGCTCGGCGTAAGTTGGAAGCCACAGGATTACTCCATAGTTACTATCAAAAAGATGAACTTGGGGAAGTCTATATTTATGAGTTGAAGGCTCCTATGCCGGTGACGCAATTCTTTGAAGATGATCTTCTCAGTGTTTTATTGTTAGATGCCGTCGGTGAATTGCGGTATCAACAATTAGCGACCGCATTTACTCCGGCAGCGGTGGATTTGACGCAAGCTACGGAGGTCACTGCGAATTTATTAGATGTCTTTCATATTGACAGTCAAAAAGTGACGCATGTGCCTAATGAGATTAAAGCGGTGCGCCAGCAGTTACCAGAACCAGCAACCACAAAAGTGACGCCTGATTTAACTGATGAAGCATTCGATTGGCAAGTTTTAGGCCAAATTTTGAAACAAAACTATGTTGATCTAAAACAGGTCGCCAGTTCGCGTCAACTGATTATGACGGAAAGTCGTGTTTACGGGATTAGTGAAGTTGAAATGGCTAAGTTGATTAGCGAAGTCGCGAGTCTAACAACGGGCCGATTTGATGAAAGTCAGTTGAAGCTTTTAATTGCCCGCCGCTACGAACGCCCGACGGCCCCCACTGAACAGCATGTGGCTGTGGCAGCTGCAGCAAGCACCCCGGCAACTGCTAAAACCCAGCTATCAACGGCTGAACAACAACTGGTGGCACTAGCGAAACAACAATCACCGTATGATTTTTTAGCCGATTTGAAGAACGCCAAGCATGGCTTTGTAACTAATGGTGAAACACGGCTGGTCCATGATTTGGTTAATCGAGGCGTGTTACCAAATGCGGTCATTAATATGGTGATCTATTATTTATTACAAAATCGTGAATTAGCGGCTTTAAACCGGAACTTATTAGAGACTGTTGCTAATGATTGGCAACAACATGACGTGATGACTCCAGAAGCGGCCTTGGCTTACTTGCAACAACGGCAACAGCCAAAGTCAACGACGCGACGGAATAATCAACGGCATAGTCGGCCAACTCGGAAAGAAATTGTGCCGAAATGGGCGCAAAAAACAACGGGAACCAAGTCTGCAACGAGCAGCGGTAATCAGTTAACAACTGCACAGCGCAAACAATTGGCAGAACGGGTCGCGAAATTAGATCCTAATTCAGATGAGGAGGACTAA
- the dnaI gene encoding primosomal protein DnaI — translation MENISEGLKTLMNKRHLNQQYQELMTTVYQDPDVRQFLAAHQDDLSSDAMERSATKLYEFCQEKQKVARHEPTQAPGYQPELVMSNHLIDIAYQPTPQFQEAQAERELKHRVRSISMPKNIQSADLKAYDQDGDRATALMSALDFIDAYTQAPKRFHRGLYLYGSFGVGKTFLLGAMANNLATRGFQTTLIHFPSFAVEMKRSISNNTSGDKVDAIKRAPILMIDDIGADASSTWIRDDVLGVILEYRMQEELPTCFSSNFSMQELQDGYLTVSQKGDEEPIKAQRIMQRIRFLTTEIEMIGQNRRLDSTN, via the coding sequence ATGGAGAATATTTCTGAGGGCTTAAAAACCTTGATGAATAAGCGCCACCTAAATCAACAATACCAGGAACTCATGACGACGGTTTATCAGGATCCCGATGTTCGTCAGTTTTTAGCAGCTCATCAGGACGACTTATCTAGTGACGCCATGGAGCGAAGTGCTACGAAGCTCTATGAGTTTTGTCAAGAAAAGCAAAAAGTAGCGCGGCACGAACCAACCCAAGCACCAGGTTATCAACCAGAATTAGTGATGAGTAATCATTTGATTGATATTGCTTATCAACCAACACCACAATTTCAAGAAGCCCAGGCGGAACGTGAATTAAAACACCGGGTCCGTTCGATTAGTATGCCTAAAAATATTCAGTCAGCTGATTTAAAGGCCTATGATCAAGATGGCGACCGGGCAACAGCCTTGATGTCGGCGTTAGACTTTATTGATGCGTATACGCAAGCGCCTAAACGGTTCCATCGTGGGTTATATTTGTACGGGTCCTTTGGGGTTGGCAAGACATTCTTACTTGGGGCAATGGCTAATAATCTAGCGACTCGTGGCTTTCAAACGACACTCATTCATTTTCCAAGCTTTGCAGTGGAAATGAAACGGTCAATTAGTAATAATACGTCAGGCGACAAAGTTGATGCGATTAAGCGGGCCCCAATCTTAATGATTGATGATATTGGCGCGGATGCTTCATCAACTTGGATTCGTGATGATGTGCTCGGGGTTATCTTGGAATATCGGATGCAAGAAGAGTTACCAACGTGTTTTTCATCTAACTTTTCTATGCAAGAATTACAAGATGGTTACTTAACTGTTTCACAAAAAGGCGATGAGGAACCGATTAAAGCCCAGCGGATTATGCAACGGATTCGGTTCTTAACCACTGAAATCGAAATGATCGGTCAAAATCGTCGGTTGGATTCAACGAATTAA